From Natrinema amylolyticum, the proteins below share one genomic window:
- a CDS encoding universal stress protein: MYQDILVPTDGSDGTRRSITHGLTIADRFGATIHALSIVPEGPLGTLQTDEAIPAAERAVERVEAEATREGVDAVTAVERGVPHEEILEYADEHDIDMIVMGTQGRTGLDRVLVGSVTERIVRMADVPVVTVRLNDELRIEDADEAARIARKTAEREGYDDVTVREEPHRTSASWIVPLETDSGPLHVHVDALTSEARVAKGSETE; this comes from the coding sequence ATGTATCAGGATATCCTCGTTCCGACGGACGGGAGCGACGGGACCCGTCGATCGATCACGCACGGGTTGACCATCGCGGATCGCTTCGGTGCGACGATTCACGCGCTGTCGATCGTCCCGGAGGGGCCGCTGGGAACGCTCCAGACCGACGAAGCGATTCCGGCCGCCGAGCGGGCGGTCGAGCGCGTCGAAGCCGAAGCGACGCGGGAGGGCGTCGACGCCGTGACGGCCGTCGAACGGGGCGTCCCCCACGAGGAGATCCTCGAGTACGCCGACGAACACGACATCGACATGATCGTCATGGGAACGCAGGGCCGGACCGGGCTCGATCGGGTGCTCGTCGGCAGCGTCACCGAGCGGATCGTCCGGATGGCCGACGTGCCGGTCGTGACCGTCCGCCTGAACGACGAACTTCGGATCGAAGACGCGGACGAGGCCGCACGGATCGCCCGAAAGACGGCCGAACGGGAGGGGTACGACGACGTGACCGTCCGCGAGGAGCCACACAGAACCAGCGCCTCGTGGATCGTTCCGCTCGAGACCGATTCGGGACCGCTTCACGTCCACGTCGACGCCCTGACGAGCGAGGCTCGCGTCGCGAAGGGCTCCGAAACCGAATAG
- a CDS encoding long-chain-fatty-acid--CoA ligase: MTNLVTNVAEAVEEHGDNTAIGFQGSETSYEEFWGQTGAFATALEERGIGEDDRIALYLPNVPPFLISFHGALRAGGVVVPMNPQYKAREIGHLLADSGAKVVVALADLVPFVTEVQDETDVEHVVSVGGDAEGATAFEEFLEPGDPGVAERDGDDDAVQPYTSGTTGQPKGVQLTHENLASNANAASELVPDGIRPDDKQLGVLPLFHIYGMTVVMNTALFNGAAYYPMASWDAQDAVSLIEDEELTIMHGVPAMYNDVINQPNAEEFDMSSLRLCGVGGSGIPVEVLRQFEELYEPKIYEGYGLTETSPITHFNSPIDGRRVGSVGKTVPGVDSKVVDEEFEEVPPVEEGPIDEEEADLREITGEIVVAGPNVMKGYYGLPEANEEAFTEEGGRRWFHTGDIGYEDEDGFFYVVDREKHMIVTGGYNVYPREVEELLFEHPDVADAAVAGIPDERRGETVKAFIVRTPEGDVTEEEIKEYCLTNMAEYKHPREVEFVQELPRTTTGKVQKFKLREQEDGEEVAE, from the coding sequence ATGACAAATCTTGTCACTAATGTCGCGGAGGCCGTCGAGGAACACGGCGACAATACCGCGATCGGGTTTCAGGGCTCGGAAACGAGCTACGAGGAGTTCTGGGGCCAGACCGGCGCCTTCGCGACCGCACTCGAGGAACGGGGGATCGGCGAGGACGACCGTATCGCGCTCTATCTGCCGAACGTGCCGCCGTTTCTGATCTCCTTCCACGGGGCGCTCCGCGCCGGCGGGGTCGTCGTCCCGATGAACCCCCAATACAAGGCCCGCGAGATCGGTCATCTGCTCGCCGACAGCGGAGCGAAGGTGGTCGTCGCGCTCGCCGATCTCGTTCCCTTCGTCACGGAAGTACAGGACGAGACCGACGTCGAACACGTCGTCAGCGTCGGCGGCGACGCCGAGGGCGCGACCGCGTTCGAGGAGTTCCTCGAGCCCGGCGATCCCGGTGTCGCCGAGCGCGACGGCGACGACGACGCGGTCCAGCCCTACACCTCGGGGACAACCGGCCAGCCGAAAGGCGTCCAGCTCACCCACGAGAACCTCGCGTCGAACGCGAACGCGGCGTCGGAGCTCGTTCCCGACGGGATCCGGCCGGACGACAAGCAGCTCGGCGTCCTCCCGCTGTTTCACATCTACGGGATGACCGTCGTGATGAACACGGCGCTGTTCAACGGCGCCGCGTACTACCCGATGGCCTCGTGGGACGCACAGGACGCCGTCTCGCTCATCGAGGACGAGGAGCTGACGATCATGCACGGCGTGCCGGCGATGTACAACGACGTCATCAACCAGCCGAACGCCGAGGAGTTCGACATGTCGTCACTGCGGCTCTGCGGTGTCGGCGGCTCCGGCATTCCGGTCGAAGTCCTCCGTCAGTTCGAGGAGCTCTACGAGCCGAAGATCTACGAGGGGTACGGCCTGACCGAGACCAGCCCGATCACCCACTTCAACAGCCCGATCGACGGTCGCCGCGTCGGCAGCGTCGGTAAGACCGTCCCCGGCGTCGACTCGAAAGTCGTCGACGAGGAGTTCGAGGAGGTCCCGCCGGTCGAGGAGGGACCGATCGACGAGGAGGAGGCCGACCTCCGGGAGATCACCGGCGAAATCGTCGTCGCCGGGCCGAACGTGATGAAGGGCTACTACGGCCTGCCAGAGGCCAACGAGGAGGCCTTCACCGAAGAGGGCGGGCGGCGCTGGTTCCACACCGGTGACATCGGCTACGAGGACGAGGACGGCTTCTTCTACGTCGTCGACCGCGAGAAGCACATGATCGTCACCGGCGGCTACAACGTCTATCCGCGCGAGGTCGAGGAGCTCCTCTTCGAGCACCCCGACGTCGCCGACGCCGCCGTGGCCGGCATTCCCGACGAACGCCGCGGGGAGACCGTCAAGGCCTTCATCGTCCGCACGCCCGAGGGCGACGTGACCGAGGAGGAAATCAAGGAGTACTGCCTGACCAACATGGCGGAGTACAAACACCCGCGCGAGGTCGAGTTCGTCCAGGAACTCCCGCGGACGACTACCGGGAAGGTCCAGAAGTTCAAGCTCCGCGAGCAGGAGGACGGAGAGGAGGTGGCCGAATAA
- a CDS encoding enoyl-CoA hydratase/isomerase family protein, producing the protein MALGDDVLLEIEDEGVATITLNQPDKRNPLSEGISAGLTEALDEIEDSDARCVVLEGSGGAFSAGGDIESMVEGIENEVPADERVRTLERSTNELMRRLIDFPVPTVAAIDGPAVGAGANLALACDMQLATEDAVFGFVFRQVGLSVDAGTSYLLPRVVGENVAKELVLTGDIIGADRADELGLVNHVYAADEFDEQVEEFTAKIVSGPPIALRHANRLLGEGLEKSLEQALTDEATAQGIVFETADHEEGVNAFFEDRDPEYEGR; encoded by the coding sequence ATGGCCCTCGGCGACGACGTCCTCCTCGAGATCGAGGATGAGGGGGTCGCGACGATCACGCTCAACCAGCCCGACAAACGAAATCCCCTCTCGGAGGGGATCAGCGCCGGCCTCACCGAGGCCCTGGACGAGATCGAGGACAGCGACGCCCGCTGTGTCGTCCTCGAGGGATCGGGCGGCGCGTTCTCGGCTGGCGGCGACATCGAGTCGATGGTCGAGGGGATCGAGAACGAGGTACCGGCCGACGAGCGGGTTCGGACGCTCGAGCGGTCGACCAACGAACTGATGCGGCGGCTGATCGACTTCCCGGTCCCGACGGTGGCGGCCATCGACGGCCCAGCCGTCGGCGCCGGCGCGAACCTGGCGCTGGCCTGCGACATGCAACTCGCGACCGAAGACGCCGTCTTCGGCTTCGTCTTCCGGCAGGTCGGGCTGAGCGTCGACGCAGGTACCTCCTATCTGCTCCCCCGCGTCGTCGGTGAGAACGTCGCGAAGGAACTCGTGCTCACGGGCGATATCATCGGTGCGGATCGCGCTGACGAGCTCGGACTGGTCAACCACGTCTACGCGGCCGACGAGTTCGACGAGCAGGTCGAGGAATTCACCGCGAAGATCGTCTCCGGCCCGCCGATCGCGTTGCGTCACGCCAACCGCCTCCTCGGCGAGGGCTTAGAGAAATCGCTCGAGCAGGCCCTGACCGACGAGGCGACGGCCCAGGGGATCGTCTTCGAGACCGCGGACCACGAGGAGGGGGTCAACGCCTTCTTCGAGGACCGCGATCCCGAATACGAGGGTCGGTAG
- a CDS encoding dCTP deaminase → MSADHPLAEFVDNKVYEPVQVTDRGVDLTVSAVYEVAAPGRLDFGGDELTDADLEPVPTELESPHDEFGWWHLDGGQYVVQHNEFLTDLEEPVQLQPRNELLARGGSHPSMQVRDHLPLIPLTVADGGLKIKENARVSTLVPVGETMQ, encoded by the coding sequence ATGTCCGCCGACCATCCCCTCGCCGAATTCGTCGATAACAAGGTGTACGAACCGGTACAGGTCACCGACCGCGGCGTCGACCTGACGGTCAGCGCCGTCTACGAGGTGGCCGCTCCCGGCCGCCTCGACTTCGGCGGCGATGAACTCACGGACGCCGACCTCGAGCCCGTCCCGACGGAACTCGAGTCCCCTCACGACGAGTTCGGCTGGTGGCACCTCGACGGCGGCCAGTACGTCGTCCAGCACAACGAGTTCCTGACCGACCTCGAGGAGCCGGTCCAGCTCCAGCCCCGCAACGAACTGCTGGCTCGCGGCGGCTCCCATCCGTCGATGCAGGTGCGAGACCACCTGCCCTTAATCCCGCTGACGGTGGCCGACGGCGGGCTCAAAATCAAGGAGAACGCGCGGGTATCGACGCTGGTTCCCGTCGGAGAGACCATGCAGTAA
- a CDS encoding mechanosensitive ion channel family protein: MNRFLGLCSLAVAVVATVAANAVPALDPTWLPTGGVPGDVIATKALLAIAVVAGTYGIYHLARHLLVRRIASKRRAHDARNVLRFGLGAVTVIGLLGVLTEQWLGVLFSLGVVGFAVTFALQQPLFSLMGWFYIMIKRPYQVGDRVRIGDAKGDVIEVDFLVTTLWEINGELVSSNQPSGRVVTLPNSTVLSSEVYNFSWEKFPYVWNEISIQLSYETDLAFAQQELTDVADDYLGERMAQNIARYRELLAETPVELEVRDGPSVNVVQQESWVELRLRYLVHPRRGQRVKNDLYERVLERFNEHPDRVSFPVSRNR, encoded by the coding sequence GTGAACAGGTTCCTCGGGCTGTGCTCGCTGGCCGTCGCCGTCGTCGCCACCGTCGCCGCGAACGCCGTGCCGGCGCTGGACCCCACGTGGTTGCCCACTGGGGGCGTCCCAGGGGACGTCATCGCGACGAAGGCCCTCTTGGCGATCGCCGTCGTCGCCGGAACCTACGGGATCTATCATCTGGCTCGGCACCTGCTGGTCCGACGGATCGCGAGCAAACGGCGGGCTCACGACGCGCGGAACGTCCTCCGATTTGGCCTCGGTGCGGTCACCGTCATCGGACTGCTCGGCGTCCTCACCGAGCAGTGGCTCGGCGTGCTCTTTTCGCTCGGCGTGGTCGGTTTCGCGGTCACCTTCGCGCTCCAGCAGCCGCTGTTCTCGCTGATGGGATGGTTCTACATCATGATCAAACGACCCTATCAGGTCGGCGACCGCGTCCGGATCGGCGACGCCAAGGGCGACGTGATCGAGGTCGACTTCCTCGTCACCACCCTCTGGGAGATCAACGGCGAACTCGTCTCCTCGAACCAGCCCTCCGGCCGCGTCGTCACCCTGCCCAACAGCACCGTCCTCTCCTCGGAGGTGTACAACTTCTCGTGGGAGAAGTTCCCCTACGTCTGGAACGAGATCTCGATTCAGCTCTCCTACGAGACCGACCTCGCGTTCGCACAACAGGAACTGACCGACGTCGCGGACGACTACCTGGGCGAGCGCATGGCCCAGAACATCGCCCGCTACCGCGAACTCCTCGCCGAGACGCCGGTCGAACTCGAGGTCCGGGACGGACCGTCGGTCAACGTCGTGCAACAGGAGTCGTGGGTCGAACTCCGGCTCCGCTATCTTGTCCATCCGCGACGCGGCCAGCGGGTGAAAAACGACCTCTACGAGCGGGTCCTCGAGCGGTTCAACGAGCACCCCGACCGCGTGTCGTTCCCGGTGAGCCGGAACCGGTAA
- a CDS encoding O-methyltransferase, which yields MTDVLTDEIARFVRAVGPDPDETLIEMDEYAAAEGFPHVGPDVGAFLRFIARLNDAERIFEFGSGYGYSAYWFADALPDDGEIVLTEVDEDELELAREYMAAGGYDDITRYELGDAMATIDRYDGPFDVVLIDHQKSRYADAFEAVRSKIPVGGVVVADNAITASVVEFDDLLEWAEGGSPTDANEHTQGVIDYLETVRDDPDFETVPVPLGEGIAVSYRVG from the coding sequence ATGACCGACGTCCTCACCGACGAGATCGCTCGCTTCGTTCGCGCGGTCGGTCCGGATCCCGACGAGACGCTGATCGAGATGGACGAGTACGCCGCCGCCGAGGGGTTCCCCCACGTCGGCCCCGATGTCGGTGCGTTCCTCCGCTTCATCGCCCGCCTGAACGACGCCGAGCGGATCTTCGAGTTCGGGTCCGGCTACGGCTACTCGGCCTACTGGTTCGCCGACGCGCTCCCCGACGACGGCGAGATCGTTCTCACGGAGGTCGACGAGGACGAACTCGAGCTTGCCCGCGAGTACATGGCCGCGGGCGGCTACGACGATATCACGCGGTACGAACTCGGTGACGCGATGGCGACGATCGACCGCTACGACGGCCCGTTCGACGTCGTCCTGATCGACCACCAGAAGAGCCGGTACGCGGACGCGTTCGAGGCCGTTCGATCGAAAATTCCCGTCGGCGGCGTCGTCGTCGCCGACAACGCGATCACGGCCAGCGTCGTCGAGTTCGATGACCTGCTCGAGTGGGCCGAGGGCGGCTCCCCGACGGACGCGAACGAACACACGCAGGGGGTCATCGACTACCTCGAGACGGTCCGCGACGATCCGGACTTCGAGACGGTCCCCGTCCCGCTCGGCGAGGGGATCGCAGTGAGTTACCGCGTCGGGTAG